One Rosa chinensis cultivar Old Blush chromosome 5, RchiOBHm-V2, whole genome shotgun sequence genomic region harbors:
- the LOC112166282 gene encoding acyl carrier protein 3, mitochondrial, whose protein sequence is MQSIRNSILWHVRMGSSPQKLMLAERGNVLKCLSRHLCASTNTDQILDRVVGLVKKFDKIESSKVTKTADFHKDLSLDSLDRVELVMAFEEEFSIEIPEEKADKLTCCVDVARYIVSEAEKKSA, encoded by the exons atgcaaagcattcGAAATTCCATCTTGTGGCATGTGAGGATGGGCTCTTCACCACAAAAATTGATGCTCGCTGAAAGAGGGAATGTACTCAAATGTTTGAGTCGCCATCTGTGTGCATCAACAAACACTGATCAAATTTTGGACCGAGTGGTTGGACTGGTTAAGAAATTTGATAAAATCGAGTCATCTAAG GTTACCAAAACAGCTGATTTCCACAAGGACTTGAGCCTCGATAGTTTGGACAGGGTGGAGCTAGTTATGGCCTTTGAGGAAGAATTCTCCATTGAAATCCCCGAGGAGAAAGCAGATAAGCTCACCTGCTGCGTTGATGTTGCAAGATATATAGTTTCTGAAGCTGAGAAGAAGAGTGCTTAA
- the LOC112166278 gene encoding SNF1-related protein kinase regulatory subunit beta-2, producing MGNVNGREDGGGSPSAAAAEEEAGGGTSQEGHHPLPPPLGAGGGRGGGGGGVGAVAELMGQSPPHSPRATHSPLMFTPQVPVVPLQRPDEMQIPNPSWMQTSAYEDISCEQGIPTMITWSYGGKDVAVEGSWDDWKTRLALQRSGKDFTIMKVLPSGVYQYRFVVDGQWRCAPDLPLAQDDAGNSYNLLDLQDYVPEDIGSISGFEPPQSPDSSYSNMQLGSEDFAKEPPLVPPHLQMTLLNAPASYMEMPPPLSRPQHVVLNHLYMQRGKSGPSVVALGTTERFIAKYVTVVLYKSLQR from the exons ATGGGGAATGTGAATGGGAGAGAAGATGGCGGCGGAAGCCCATCGGCGGCGGCGGCAGAGGAAGAGGCCGGTGGCGGGACCTCCCAGGAGGGTCATCACCCCCTTCCGCCTCCACTTGGCGCCGGCGGCGGCCgaggtggtggcggcggcggcgtaGGCGCGGTGGCTGAATTGATGGGTCAGTCACCTCCTCATAGCCCTAGGGCTACTCACTCCCCTTTGATGTTCACTCCCCAA gTCCCCGTTGTTCCGTTACAAAGACCTGATGAGATGCAGATCCCAAACCCGTCATGGATGCAGACTTCAGCGTATGAAGACATCTCCTGTGAGCAAGGAATTCCAACCATGATTACGTGGAGCTATGGTGGGAAGGACGTAGCTGTGGAGGGATCATGGGATGATTGGAAGACAAG GTTGGCCTTACAGAGATCAGGGAAGGACTTCACTATTATGAAAGTACTGCCATCTGGTGTTTACCAGTATAGGTTTGTTGTTGATGGGCAGTGGAGGTGTGCTCCAGACTTGCCTTTGGCCCAAGATGATGCTGGAAATTCTTACAACCTTTTGGACTTGCAG GATTATGTTCCAGAAGACATTGGAAGCATTTCTGGTTTTGAACCTCCCCAGTCTCCCGACTCGAGTTATAGCAACATGCAACTTGGATCTGAAGATTTTGCGAAGGAGCCACCATTGGTACCTCCACATCTGCAGATGACGCTGCTTAATGCCCCAGCATCTTACATGGAGATGCCGCCTCCTTTATCGAGACCTCAACATGTTGTACTTAATCATCTGTACATGCAGAGAGGGAAGAGTGGCCCATCTGTGGTCGCACTTGGCACAACAGAGAGGTTTATAGCAAAGTATGTGACAGTTGTTCTCTACAAGTCTTTGCAGAGATAA